From the Theobroma cacao cultivar B97-61/B2 chromosome 2, Criollo_cocoa_genome_V2, whole genome shotgun sequence genome, one window contains:
- the LOC18609858 gene encoding uncharacterized protein LOC18609858, whose translation MALEWVVLGYAAGAEAIMVLLLTIPGLDGLRKGLIAVTRNLLKPFLSVVPFCLFLLMDIYWKYETRPHCEGDSCSPSEHLRHQKSIMKSQRNALLIAAALIFYWLLYSVTNLVVKIEQLNQRVERLKNRD comes from the coding sequence atggcTCTAGAATGGGTTGTGCTAGGTTACGCCGCGGGTGCTGAAGCTATTATGGTGCTCCTCCTAACAATCCCGGGCCTCGACGGACTCCGCAAGGGCTTGATCGCGGTGACACGCAACCTCCTGAAGCCGTTCTTGTCGGTGGTGCCGTTTTGCCTCTTCCTTTTGATGGATATATACTGGAAATACGAGACGCGCCCTCACTGCGAAGGCGATTCCTGCAGTCCCTCCGAACACCTCCGCCACCAGAAATCCATCATGAAGAGCCAACGCAACGCGCTTCTCATAGCCGCCGCTCTTATCTTCTACTGGCTTCTTTACTCTGTTACCAACCTTGTTGTTAAGATCGAGCAGTTGAATCAGCGCGTCGAGAGGCTTAAAAATCGCGATTGA